The Petrotoga mobilis SJ95 genomic sequence AGGGAAATTATTATGAATTCAGCTAAACGAAAAAATTTAAGTAAAGTTGGGAACCCTCCTGGAGAGCTTATTTACACAGGAAAATTAGAACCATCAAACGCAATCATCAACGTTTTTTCGTATGATCAACACTCTTATAATCTAAATGAAAATGTCGACCTTGACCTTATAAAAACCCTAGATAAAAACCAAATACACTGGATCGATTTTGAAAACGTCTCTGACTCAAATCAATTAAAAGCCATTGGCGAAATCTTTGATATTCACAAGTTAACCTTAGAGGATATAATTAATGTCAATCAAAGAACTAAGATCGAGTTCTATGATTCTTACACATTTTTAGTCATAAAATTAATCTCCGATTCAAGCGAAAAGCTAGAATTTAGACAACTCAGTATAATTATACAAGGAAACATAATGATTAGTTTCTCAGAAGAAAAGAATTTTGCCACAAATTTGTTAAAAACACAGCTCAAGACAAACGCAGGAGATATAAGGAAAAAAGACGTAGGTTACTTAACCTTCTCTTTAATGGATATAGTAGTTGATAGTTACTTATCAAAATTAAATAACTATATTTCACATACGGAAGAAATTGATGAAAAAATCACAGAAGAGATTGAAGAAGAGCATTTTATAAAAATAAAGAAAATCAAGCAGGAAATATTAAGGTTCCGAAGATTTGTATTCCCTTTAAAAGACATACTCTTTCAAATACAAAAAAAAGAAAAGGGATTCGTAAATGAAAGTAATGAGGTATACTTTATCGACCTTTACGATCATACCATAAGGATAAACGAATCTATCGATTTATTGAGAGAGAATTTAAATAACTTAACAGAGATTTACTTGTCGATAGTGAGCAACCGTTTAAATGAAATAATGAGAATACTCACCATAATATCAACTATTTTCATCCCACTAACTTTTATAGCGGGAATATACGGCATGAATTTTGAGAATATGCCAGAACTGCATTGGAAATTTGGCTATTTCCTAATCTTAGGTATCATGGCGACTATAGCTGTGATTATGATAATTATATTCAAAAAGAAAAAATGGTTTTGAATTACAAATACCTATAAGGGGGCTAATTACATGAAGGAAAGTATAATTAAAAAAGTAGAAGAATTAAAAGAAGAAATTATTGAAAGTTCAAAAAAGTTCATATCAATTGACTCTGTCAACCCACGTGCGGGAGGACCTGGAGAAAAGGAAGCTGCAGAATGGCTGGAATCTTTGATTAAAGGCTGGAATTTTGATGAAATTAAAAGATACGACGCTCCAGACGATGCTGTTGAATATGGATACAGGCCAAACATTGTTGCAACCTATAAAGGTCAAAATCCACAAAGAACTATTTGGTTTGTAACGCACATGGACAAGGTACCTGCTGGTGATATCAAATTGTGGGAAACAGATCCTTTTCAACCGGTAGTAAAAGACGGAAAGATTTTTGGAAGGGGAAGCGAAGACAATGGAGCCTCTTTAATATCAACATTATATGCCGTGAAAAGTATTATGGATTTAAAAGTGAGGCCAAAAAACAACATTGCCTTAGCTTTGGTTTCAGATGAAGAAACGGGTTCAGAATTTGGAATAAAATACTTATTAAAACAAGGATTATTTAAAGAAGGGGATTGGTTCTACGTACCAGATGCCGGGGAATCTGATGGAAGCTTCATCGAAGTTGCGGAAAAATCGATTATGTGGTTAAAAATAACAACTATTGGAAAACAAGGCCATGCATCTATGCCCAATATCTCCATTAACGCCCATAGAGCTGGTATGGATTTTGCAATTGCAGCGGATAAATATTTCCACGAAAATTATAACCTACAAGACGACCTCTTTAATTATCCTTACTCTTCTTTTGAACCAACAAAGAAAGTATCAAATGTTGAAAATATAAATACCATTCCCGGCACTGATATCATATATTTCGATGGAAGAATTCTTCCAAATTATGACGTTGAACAAATAATAAACAACCTTAAAAACCTGTCAAAAGAATACGAGAATAAATGGAATGTCAAAATAATAATTGAAGGGGAACATATTGAAAAATCAACAAAACCCACTCCAAAAGACCACCCCTGTGTAGAAATGTTGAAAGAAAGTATAAGGGACCTTAGAAATATAGAAGCTGAAGTTGGTGGAATAGGTGGAGGTACCTGTGCAGCGATAGTCCGTGGGGCAGGGTTTCCTGCTGCTGTTTGGTCAACAATTGATGGAACAGCACATCAACCTAACGAATACGTGAAAATTGACAATTTAATTAAAGATACCCAAGTTTTCGCATACCTTATGAATAATTTATAATTATTGTTTTTAGTCTTACAGATTATATTGGGGGTTGTATGATGTATGTAAAATTATGGCAAAATGATACTTTTCAAGCAATTGAATATACCGAAACCTTGCAAAAAGCCTTTGATAAAATAAGCAGTGAAGAAGAAAATTTGGTCGTTGTGAGACGAGATGGGACTCTGTACAACCTCATTACTTTCAACGATATAACAACTACATTTTCTTCTTATGGCTTAGATACGAAATTAATAGAAATATTAGATCCTACCGACTCTTTTTTATTTGACACTGACTTATTAGAAGATGCTCTAGTTTTGATGTTAGAAAACAGAGCTAGAGTTTTACCCGTTGTTAACAATGAAATGCGCCCTGTAGGAATCTTTGGACTTTTTGAAGTTTTAAAAGCCTTTAAAACCATCTCAGCTATTGATGAAACAGGAACACGAGCTTTAATAAAGATAAATGACGTTCCTGGTGAACTCGGCAAACTCTTGAGCATATTTGCGAATCGAAAAATCAACCTTCTCTCTCTAATGACCGCCAAAATAAGTGACGAAAAGAGAATGATCAGTCTCAAATTAGGCATTAAAAATATCGACCTCATTTCTGATATATTGGACGAAGAAAATATAGAGTATGAAGGTATATACGAAGAAAATGGAGACAAAGACAGGTAAAAAAGCGGGGTGAAAGGGCGAAGCCCTCTCTACCTTTCCTTACGGGTGGGGAGCGGGGTGAAAGGGCAAAGCCCTACTCCACCTTTCCTTATGGGCGGGGAGCGGGGCGAAGGGGCGCTAAAACAAGTTTTTAGAATCTTTAAAGAAAAGACAGAATTACTCACTAGGAGGCGATACATATTATGAAAATAGCTTACGTATCCTACGAAGTCTCTCCATTTGCTAAAGCTGGAGGCTTGGCAGACGTAGCTGGAGCCTTACCAAAATATATTAAAAATGCAGGAGAAGATATATACGTTGTGATGCCTTTTCATAAAAACATAGAAAATAATTATGATATTTCTAAATTTGAGGTTGTAAAAACAGGCTTAATACCTGATTCTCATACACATAAATCTCCTTTCAGTGTTTATAAAAGTTATTTAGAAGGTTCCTCTGTAGTAATTTATTTCATAAAAACCGATTCTCTCTATGATTCAAAAAACATATATGATGAAGAAAATATCTTTTTGAAGACTTCATACTTCTGTGATTCTGCTTTAAAAACTATAAAAGAATGCGAACCCGACACAAACGTTATCAACATAAACGACTGGCACACTTCTCTTATACCTGTATATCTAAAAACCCATTATTTACAAGACAACATTTTAAAAAAGATAGCAACAATATTAACTATTCACAACATAGGTTATCAAGGACTTTTTAACCCTGAAGTATTAAATCAGGCTGGATTACCAAATTACCTCTTCAACATGAACGCTCTGGAATATTATGGAAAAGTAAATGTGTTGAAAGGCGGAATTTTGTTCAGTAATATAATAAATACCGTGAGTCCCACGTATGCAAAAGAAATACAAAGCGAAGAATACGGTTATGGGCTAGAAGGTATATTAAAGGTTCGATCTGAGGATTTGTTTGGTATATTAAACGGCATTGACTATAGCATTTATGACCCCTTAAAAGATCCTCATATTTTTCATCCCATTGAATCATACGAAGACAAGTTAAAAAATAAAACAAGTTTACAGGAATACTTAGGGCTCACTAAGGATGAAAATATAACCCTGATCTCTTTTATTGGTAGGCTCTTTGAGCAAAAAGGAATCGATTTAATTTCAAAAATAATGGACTTATTGTTACTCAATGATATTCAATTTGTGCTATTAGGAACAGGAGATAAAAAATATGAAGAATACTTTGTTACGTTGACAAAGCTTTATCCTAAAAAGATATCCATAAACATAACCTTCGATGTTGATTTAGCTCAAAAGATATACGCAGGATCTGATATATTTTTGATGCCCTCTAAGTATGAACCATGTGGATTAGGCCAAATGTACTCAATGAGATACGGTACCGTTCCTGTTGTAAGATACACTGGAGGGTTGAAAGATACCGTCTCAGAATACAACCCTAAAGATAAAAAAGGAACAGGGTTTGGGTTTCATGAATACAAAGAAGCGGATTTATTATACACTTTAATGAAAGCCATATACTTTCACCAAAAAAGGAAAGATGATTGGACAAATATTTTTGAAAACTGTATGAAAGAAGACTTCTCTTACGAAAAAACCGCCAAGAAATACATCGAATTATACAAAATTGCCCTTGACAAAAAACGAGGTTACTGAAATGATGGAATTGAGAAAAGATCCTATAATAAAAAGATGGGTTATAATATCTTCCGAACGATCGAAAAGACCCATGGATTTCAAAAAACAACAGCCAAAATCAGAAGACTCATTCTGCCCTTTTGATTATGGAAATGAATACAGTACCCCGGAAGAAATAATAGCCTTTAGAGATGCTAACTCTACTCCAAACTCCCCAGGATGGTGGGTTCGTGTTGTTCCAAATAAATTTCCAGCACTCCACTCTGAAAACGAACTCAAAAAACAAGGTATCGGGATATATGACCAAATGTCTGGCTATGGATATCATGAAGTCATTATAGAAACTCCACAACATAACGCAAAATTTGCAGATATGCCAATAGATCAAATAAAAGAAATAATATGGGCTTACATAAAAAGGTTCCAAACAATAAGAAAAGATAAAAGAATAAAATACGTTCAAATATTCAAAAACAAAGGAGAAGAAGCTGGTGCTTCCCTTTTACATCCGCACTCACAACTCATTGCTACTCCTATCGTTCCTATTACGATTAAATCCGAAATAGAAGGCTCCAAATCTTATTATGACTTTCGAGAAAGATGTGTCTATTGTGACATAATAAGCCAAGAGTTAAAGGACAAACAAAGGGTAGTTTTCAAAACAGATGAGTTCATTGTTATAGAACCTTACGCCTCCAGATTTCCATACGAAACATGGTTACTTCCACTAAAACATTCACATGACTTCGGATCCTTAGAAAACAAACCGACATTAGTTGAAGATCTAGCAAAAACCATTTCTATTATAACCAAAAGGTTTGATAAAAAACTCGACGATCCCCCATTTAATTTATTCATACACACTTCACCGTTTATAGACGGAGTGGAACTATATTATCATTGGCATATAGAAATATTACCTAGATTAACTAATGTTGCTGGTTTTGAATGGGGTACAGGCTTTCATATAAACCATGTTTCTCCCGAACAAGCCTGCAGTGACCTTATAGAAGAAAAAGACATTCTTTGAAAACGGGGGGGAACGAAATGATAGACTTAAAAGATATATTTTACGAATTTTCTTCGAGAAATGCCTTGGAATTAATTAGAAAAATCTCTGGTTTTCACAGAGCAAAAGGTAGCTTGGAATATTCCAAAGCGAGGGAGATAATTCAAAATTATTTGAAAAATTCAACTTTGCTTACCTTCCCTATGGACAAAACTTACAACACATGGCAAAGTCCTCCAAGTTGGAATCTAAACGGAGGCTTTTTAAAATATCAAAATGGAAAATACATCGTCTCTGATCTTTCTCTAACACCTATCTCGGCAATATTCTTATCAGATAAAACTGACGGTGTAGAGAAACTGGAAGTCTTCGATGTAGGAAAGGGAGAAACAGAGGAAGACTACAAAAATTTTGAACCGGGAAATGCGGTATTGGCTGATGGTAATCCCACCCTAGTCTACCACTATGCTATAGAAAAATTCAACGCAAGATGTGTCCTCAGTTATTATATGAAAGCTCAAGACAAATCCATAGGAAGAACTCCGAATCTTTTACCTGATACCATTAATTATACTTCTTTCCCAAGTTTTAAAAATAAGTACGCCTATGGTTACGCATTATCTTACGATCAATTTCAAGAATTAAGGGAAAAGCTTAAAAAAGAAAAAGTTTACATAGAAGCCTTTTTGGATGCAGATCAAGGAACAAATACCCTAGAAGTCTTACAAGAAAATATAGGTAAAGATACCGACCAACCAGCTATTATTTTAACTGCTCATCTGTGTCATCCAAAACCGGGAGCTAACGACAATGCAAGCGGCTCTGCACTACTGTCAGAAGTAATGAGAGTATTAGAAAAATTCCAAAATCACTTAAACAGAAAAATTATTGGTCTTTGGGTAGCAGAGATGTACGGTACAGCTGCTTATTTAACAACAGAATTTCCAAAAAACGCTTATGTTATAAACTTAGATATGGTTGGGGAAGATCAATTTAAAACAGGATCAACTCTTAAATTAACTCCTTCCCCTTGGGCAATACCATCTTTTTTAGGAGAACTTCTTTACGTGAACTTAGAATATCCTGCTTTTAGATTATCTTTCGAAAGATATTCAGGAGGTTCGGACCATTACATGTTTTCAGATCCAAACTTGGGAATACCGGCTGTGTCATTAACGAATTGGCCAGATAGGTATTACCATTCAAGTGACGACACGGTTGATAATTGTTCAAAAAATACCCTTGACTGGATAGGAAAAGCCGTTTTAAAAACTATCTACGACTTAGACAATATGAGTCAAGAAGTTTCGGCACAAGTAAAAGGCAAAATTATAAACAATCATTTCAAGCTAGCCAATGTTCAAAGCAAACTCATCACCAATTATGTAAATTATATGACGTACCTAAAACTACAGCAACTCTCTAAATATGGAGACGTTGAAGAAGAATTAATTGAATTTTTTAAGGAAAAAATTGACTTTAATTTGATCCCTTCACAAAAAAGAAAGATAAGAAAAAATATTGGGCCAATTTCTGATTCGTGGTACAATATCGAAGATATAAAATGGATGAACCAAGTTAGAGAAAAAGTACCTAACTTTAGAGATTTCTTAGATATATTTTTGAACGTATTTGAACTAGGATTTTCAAAAGAAGAAGCTATTTTAATAGCAAAAGCAGAGTTGGGAATTGAGGAAGATTTAAAGGCAGAAGTCGAACATTATCTGCAAAGATTAAAAGAAGAAAAATTAATAGAAAGTAGCCTGTAAAAACACTATCTATAAAGTCTTAAAGTTTTTAAAAACCATATATTTTTTAGACCGGAGGAGGATTTATCTATTATGTTCACAAAGACGCAGTTAACGCAATACACTACTTTGTACAGAAGTGGCAAACCTTTTAAAACTGGGGCGGTGATAGTTGACTTAGAAAGCAACGATTTCCAACAGAACGATACTATCCCGTATTTCCAAATTGAAGAAGAAAACAACAAAATAAATTTCATATACAAGATGTCAAAAGAAGATGTTGTATATGGATTAGGAGAAACTTTAGGGGCATTGAACAAAAGAGGTAAAATATACAGATTCTACAACACTGATGATCCTGAACATACCCCTGAAAAAATGTCTTTATATGGTTCTCACCCTTTTATGATCTTGGATGGAAAAAATACTTTCGGATTGTTCATTGATTATCCTTCCGAAATTATCTTTGACATAGGTTTTACAGATAAAGATATTTTAAAGATAACCGTCCCTTCAAAAGATTTTGATTTGTATATCTTTGATTCTGATGAAAAGCTATCCATAATAAAGGAATACTTTAATTTAACTGGAAAACCTTACATCCCTCCAAAATGGGCTTTTGGGTTTCAGCAATCAAGATGGAGTTACTTCTCTGAAGAGGAAGTTAGAAATGTAGCAAAAAAATTTAGAGAAACGGGAATTCCTTGTGACGTCATTTACACAGATATAGACTACATGGATAGTTACAAGGTTTTCACTATAAACAAAGATAAATTCCCTAACTACGAAGGGATGGTGAAAGACCTAAAAGAAATGGGAATAAAAGTTATACCGATCATAGACCCCGGGGTAAAAATAGAAAAAGACTATTCAATGTACGAAGAAGGCAAGGAAAAAGGATTTTTCTGTGTGGATGAAAACGGTAATGATTTTGTTGCAGCTGTTTGGCCAGGACCTACGCACTTTCCAAACTTTTTGAACTCAGAAGTCAGAAGATGGTGGGGCAAGAAGTATAAGCTCTTTACAGATATGGGAATAAAAGGCTTTTGGAACGATATGAACGAACCTTCAATATTTTATACCCCTAAAGGTTTAGACAATCTCATCGAACTGTTAAAAAGTTTGGAAAAAAATAAGGAAAATGCCGGTATAGAAGTTTTCTTGGCAAGAGAAACACTTTTGAAAATAGCTAATAACAGAGAAGATTATAAAAGCTTCTACCATAAATTAGACGATGGTAGTTTAATAAATCACGATATGGTTCATAACTTATACGGATTCAACATGACAAAAGCTACTGCAGATGAGTTGAAAGAGTTATGCCCGAATGAAAGATACCTGCTACTCTCAAGAAGCAGTTATCCAGGCCTCCACAGGATGGCTTCAATATGGATGGGGGATAATAAATCTTGGTGGGAACACATGATTGTTAATATAAGAATGCTGCAATCTTTAAATATGATGGGATTTTTCTATACGGGAGCTGATGTTGGTGGCTTTGGAGCTGATTCATCTGCTGAATTAGTCATAAGATGGATGGAGTTAGGAGCGTTCACACCATTTTATCGAAACCATTCTGCACTAAATACAAGGCCTCAGGAGCCTTGGCAGTTCGATGAAGAATCTTTGAACATCATGAGAGACATAGTGAGGCTCAGATACGCTTTTCTACCGTATACTTACTCAGAATATATGAACTCCGTAAAAGAATCTGTTCCATTTGTAAAACCTTTATCTTTTGTATTTGAAGGCGATAGGGTGAAAGATATAGAAGATCAGTACATGTACGGAGAATCTTTGATGGTAGCACCCGTTTATGAACAAAACAAAAAGGGAAGATATTTACACTTGCCAGAAGTGAAGTGGCTTAATTGGACAGCTTCTAAATACGAAGAAAGAAATATGAAAGTTTATGAACCGGGAGATTATTACATTGAAGCAGATTTAAATGAAATTCCTCTTTTCATAAAAGAGAATAGCTTGATACTTCTATCCGAGCCTATGAATTATGTTGGTGAAAAAGAAATTACAGAACTAACAGTCATTGGTTTGGTTAGCGATCACGCTGTTTACAATTATTATGATGACGATGGAACCACTTACAATTTCACAAAAGGAGAGTTTGGTAATTTAATAATAGATATAACAAAAGCAGACAACGATTTCAAAATAGATGTGAAATCCTACGACCCAGTAAATATTTTGAAAATAAAAAAGATCCATTTCGAAATATACGACAGTGATGGAAGTGTCATCAAAAAAGATATGATCATCGGATAGGAGGTAGATAATTAATTTATCTACCTTCTCCCACACTACAGTAGGTACCGTTGCCTTCGACTAGTGGTTCCCGCTACCTGACCCACAGCGGACTTTCACCACTTAGCTATTGCCCCATGCTGGGTGCACTAATAAAAGTCGGTAGATTCGATCTCCCGACTTTTATTATTTAAATATTACTTAAATATTACTTTAAATCTTTTTTCCTGGTCAAATACTCTTCTCTGGAAATCCGCCCCAGAGCATATTCTTGTTTGAGAATGTCTAGAGCATTATAGCTGCTGCGTTTTTTGTTTGCCCTAAACAATAGCACAACTACCGTTGCAAGCAATCCCCAGAAAAGCAAAGGTATAATCCACCAATATCCACCTAGAATACTCTGACCATAAGCACCCCACAGATAACAATATCCCATAATATACACTCCTCTCCAGAAATCTATTTACTCATGCTCCTCATAGTCAAGCCCTTTTGTCCCTACAACCTTTATTTTTTTAATCCTATTTCAAGTCTTTTATTATCTGATCAAATTCTTCCTTGCTTATTTCACCTCTAGCATAACGCTCTTTAGCGATCTCTTCAGCTCTATCAACTTGATGAGGAAAGTCATTATTATTGTTGTGATATGAACTCGAATTATCGTCATTCTTATTATTAATAAAATAAATCGCTGCTATGATAATTATTATCAAGAAAATCAAAGAAAATCCTCCCCACATCATTCCCAAACCGAATCCCATCATAATTTATCACTCCTTTCCAAATTATTGTAACTTTTTATAGCTGCATCAATTTAACCACGCACTGTTTTAAGTTTTCTAAGAATCTTTTCGTGTTTCATAAAATTGTCTCTTTTTATCCATCCCACTGGGGGAGGGTATAAGAATTATAAACGATTTTTATTACATTCAAATTAATATTGATTACCAAAGTAGTAAACCCATCGGACAAAAAATGAGGCTCTATTCATTGAAGAAAAAACAAATATTTCTTACTAGGTTAGCTATAGAAATACAAATCTTTGTTGCTAAAACTCTATTTTATGTGATACAATTAAAATACCGTGGCGGGGTATGGCTAACTTTTTATAATTTGGAAAAAGGAGTAAATCGGATGAATTCTCTTGCCATAACAAATTCTGTTAGTTTTTTAACTGCGTTTTCTGGTGGGTTATTATCATTTTTTAGCCCATGTGTTTTCCCTTTAATACCCGTTTTTTTTGCATTGGTGATCCCTGATATCTCAAACACCCCTTTGGTCATCAAAAGGAGTTTGGGTTTTTTTCTTGGCCTTTCTCTCTTTTTTGCCTTGTTAGGCAGTATTTCTGGTAGTATTGGTATGATGCTTGCAATGTATCAAAGCGTTATTAACATAGTTGCTGGTGTTTTAATAATATTATTTGGATTTCTGTTTTTGATGAATAAAAGTTTGATTTCTGCAAAGAATATAGACCTAAGAAAATACAATAAAAATAATTCCTTTTTCTCCGCCTTTTTAATTGGGATTTTAATTTCTTTAGTATGGATCCCGTGCGCAAGTCCAATATTGGCTTCGATTCTAACCTTAGCAACGACTACAGGCCAAGCATTGAGAGGAGCCCTTTTGCTTTTTGTTTATTCTCTGGGAATTTCCATCCCGTTTCTATTCTTTAGCGGTATTGTCAGTAAAATATTATCTAAAGTAACTTTAGGAGAACCTAAATGGCAAAAATCCTTGAGAATTATTGGCGGTATTGCGCTTATGGTAGTGGGGACTATGGTTTCCTTTGGGATTTTTAACAATATAAGTGTAATATAAAACGGAGGTGTGCCTTATGAAAAAATTTTTCGTTGTATCGTTATTTATTTTATCAGTAATTACAATATTTTCTGTCCCATTAGAGGAATTTGTTTTTGAAAATTTCAATGAAGCTTTCGAAGTTGCCGAATTAACAAACAAAAAAGTAGTAGTCATGTTTTCATCACCTACATGCCCAGCGTGTACTCAATTCAAAGAAACAACACTGTTGGATGAAGAGATTCAAAAATGGCTACGCACAGAATTTGTTTTTGTTGAAATCTTTCCTACCACTGAAAAAGCCACATTTCAAGGAGAAGAATATAATTATGGCCAGTTGTTTTATGCCTTTGGTGCAAGATATACACCAACCTTTGTATTCTTTGACGAACAACAAAATCCTTTTGGAGCAATCACAGGGGGATATCCAGCTGATATATTTATAGATATCCTGAAATATGTATCTTATGAAAAAAATGAAGAGATTAGCCTCGATAAATTTATAGAGGATGGATTAGGTAAAAACATACATATTCTTCCAAAAACTCTTCGTTTATCAAAAGATCAAATAGAAAGATTATTGGACTTGGATCCAAATTCCAAAGTCTAT encodes the following:
- a CDS encoding cytochrome c biogenesis CcdA family protein, with amino-acid sequence MKKKQIFLTRLAIEIQIFVAKTLFYVIQLKYRGGVWLTFYNLEKGVNRMNSLAITNSVSFLTAFSGGLLSFFSPCVFPLIPVFFALVIPDISNTPLVIKRSLGFFLGLSLFFALLGSISGSIGMMLAMYQSVINIVAGVLIILFGFLFLMNKSLISAKNIDLRKYNKNNSFFSAFLIGILISLVWIPCASPILASILTLATTTGQALRGALLLFVYSLGISIPFLFFSGIVSKILSKVTLGEPKWQKSLRIIGGIALMVVGTMVSFGIFNNISVI
- a CDS encoding thioredoxin family protein; the encoded protein is MKKFFVVSLFILSVITIFSVPLEEFVFENFNEAFEVAELTNKKVVVMFSSPTCPACTQFKETTLLDEEIQKWLRTEFVFVEIFPTTEKATFQGEEYNYGQLFYAFGARYTPTFVFFDEQQNPFGAITGGYPADIFIDILKYVSYEKNEEISLDKFIEDGLGKNIHILPKTLRLSKDQIERLLDLDPNSKVYEPGKNYDPYTNIVLLQNNTNEQNLENFYVKIFESKN